TAAGCATGTAGAAAGGCTGCCActcatattataaatttaatttagacGGAAGACAATCCTCCTAATATTTATAGTATTGTATGTAGAAAACTATATGTCCCTATTTCTTGATCTTTGGATCATTTGAGAATTCAATAAGTgaatttgttaaataaaaaaaaaaatcaataaattaataCAATACAATTTGACATTTAATTAAGCaggaattttttataaattggtttCTATAAATGTTAAATATCTtattagtacttgagttttaagcttttttaaatttagtacatgagatttcatttgtttcataaatAGACTTGAGTTTAGAGGTAAAAATCACTTTGATATTTCTGTTATACTTTTCGTCTAAATATTAACGATTTGCTATGTGTCAGGTtaacacgtggcactatataaaaaaaaaaattaaaaaaaataaaaatctttaaaaattatataaaaataataaaataatacaatttaaaaaaaataaaaaaaatggtattgaaaaaataatacaatttaaaaacgATAGGTAAACTtgaagctattaaaaaaaaaaaaactgtaatttttgaaaaatggtaTAAACTTGTTTGTAATTtacggaaaagaaaaaaaaatatcttgctTGTCCTCAACCAAACTACATACGCACATAGCCACGACGGTCAGGATCATTGAGTGAAGAGAGTTGGACCCACctgattttgaaaatttaaaaaaagagggGAGCAGTGGTATTTTGGGGATtgggaaatatatatatcagtttgGGTCAGATCATTGAATAGCATCGACGTACTCATGGGGTGAGTCACTGCCAAAATCCGCTGCCTCAAACCAGTCTATACTCTAGACTCTACCACAGTCTCTCACACGCTTCTCAGGTCAGCATCATTTGCCTCCCCCTGTAGACCACCACGTCACCCTGAAGAACCTTACAGCCTGGCAACGCTGCTCACATTTGAACACCCAACCACTCCCCTCCACGTGGCATACTCCTGATGTTGACACCCTCGCTTCTCACAGCTGTCTCCCTTACTCACATCGCGACAACGGAACACCCACCATATATAAATACCACTCCCATTCCCTATTCTCTTCACTCACAAGTCACAACAAAGCAGAGCTTCACTTTAGGCATTCAACCCTCACCATGACGTCTATTTACCGTTTCGCCATTCCCTTCGCCTTTCTCATACTTTTCTTTACCGTCGAGCCCGCAGTGGGCACTGCCAGGAAGCTCACCGCTCTGGTGCAGCAACAGCCGCTCGTGCTGAAGTATCACAACGGCGCTCTCCTGAAGGGCAAAATCACCGTTAATCTGATCTGGTACGGCCAGTTCACCCCTATCCAACGATCCATAATCGTCGACTTCATCCAGTCGCTCAACTCACCGCAGGCGCCACTTCCCTCGGCGTCCTCGTGGTGGAAAACCATCGATATGTACAAGGGGGGCTCGTCCACCCTCGTCGTAGGGAAGCAAATCCTTCACGAGGACTATACTCTCGGGAAGTCGCTCAAAAATTCGCACTTGGTTGCTTTGGCCAACAAGGTCAACCAGTTGGACGCCATCAACATCGTTTTGACGGCCAAGGATGTCGCCGTCGATGGGTTTTGCATGAGTCGGTGTGGAACCCACGGGTCAAAACCGGTGGGTAACGGGAAAGCCCGGGCCGCTTATGTGTGGGTCGGAAACTCGGAGACCCAGTGCCCGGGTCAATGCGCGTGGCCCTTTCACCAGCCCATTTATGGCCCACAGACACCGCCGTTAGTCGCGCCCAACGGAGATGTCGGAGTTGACGGCATGATCATAAACTTAGCCACTCTTCTGGCCGGCACCGTTACGAATCCGTTTAACAACGGTTACTTCCAGGGCCCGGCTACGGCGCCGTTGGAGGCCGTCTCGGCTTGCACGGGGGTGTTCGGGTCGGGTGCGTATCCGGGTGACCCTGGTCGGGTCCTGGTGGACAAGAGCACCGGGGCGAGCTACAACGCGAATGGGGCGAATGGGCGCAAGTACCTCTTGCCGGCGATGTGGGACCCTCAAACCTCTGCTTGCAAAACTCTCGTGTGAACGGTGACGTGGCATCATATGTGTCGGAAATATATGTACGCATGTAAATATTGATGTGGCGGGGTTCGGGGTGAATGGTGATGGGGGAAGATAGGGTTTTGATATTTCGTAGACACTCTTTTAAGTTTGTCGTTTTGAGTGACGTGTaaattctcttttaaaaaaaagtgcaaaaacTTTGGAAAtgcgaaataataataaatattttaaaaaaatctgaatGGAGTTGGAGTAAACAATGAAGGTGGGGATTCTTGTAGAAGCGTCTCTTGTGGTTCTGCAGGGCCGTGCCAGTATTTGAAATCTGGGGAgcaaaatttagaaataaaaaaattaagaataaaatttaatttttattaattttaagaaaaacatgGTGGCTGGAGACCAAGTCCTAATGGAACTTTGCCCGTGTGGTTTTGGTTGTTTCGACTAGTAAAAGGTTGGTGCCCCACTGCCCGCATTTCATGTTGCATTTTGAGCTCGGGTCATGAGttgataatttgttttttaagtttgaATCGTATTAAgagtatttaattaaacaattcatttttttttataacttgtttattttatgttgaatttgtacttattttacatattatatcgtatgaatataaaattttataagataattttaatttaatttatttaattaaataaattataattttttttaaaattttaatacacTAATTAtgtgtttgaatttcagtcgaaTATGTGAATCGTGTTAAAATCTATCCTGCATGATTTGGTGGGCGAGAATTATAAACATTTGGGTAAAAGTACATgggatttattttgtttgctaatatgaaatgatatttaactaattaattaattatggatTTGGGAGCTTGGGGATGAGAATGAAGGGGTGGTCAATTAATTAGTTAGTGATGGTGGGGCCTGGGAGACGAGTATGGTAGGGTCAGGGAAATGATAGGTGAAGCTCATCAGCAATATTGGCCATACGGACTAACAACAAATGTTAATAACTATTTGCGGCTTTGGCATTATTGTTTGCGTGAGCTGGTGGGGGAAGTGGGGACCAAAGTGAAGGCCTAATCATGCAATGCAGATAAGAACGGTAAGCCTGATCCACGTTTAAAAGTATTTCAATAATAAAGGGGCCTGATTCTCTCCAGAAAATACAAACTCAAGACAAACTAAACACGAAATAAATGGGTTAGAATTGAAGACGAAGGATCTGACCCGTTTATTTAAATAAGTCAAGTTATTATTAACTTATACAGTCTTATATTAATATTTCGACACGCGAACACGAAACGAACTCTAAAAAAACACTATTTGGGCTTCTCAACTGGAAAGAGTATGTCCTTGATAAATCCTATGATTTCTATGAAACCCTTAGGCAGATTATAAGATATTATTTATCTTTGCATACACCAATTCACTTGGagcaaagagagaaagaagccTACAATTCGTTATAGATGATAGTGAGATTTTAAGTGtcaaaatttctctctttttggttaaagtttgGAGTTTTTTAGTACAATATTTATATCGCTCAGCTCAAAATGGACCTGTCCCAAGGACAATTAGATTCGGAGAGAATGCAGTGGTTATTTGGTTGGTGAGTGATGGGAGAAGTAGGATTGAGGAGCATTTATGAACGGCTAAATTTCGAAAATATCATATCTTATATCGGTTTGTTCATGTTTTGGTAAAgggtctttctttttcttttataaatattttattttttttgcatatatGATATAAGAATATGTTCCCCACATGACTTCGTATAAACAGATAGAGTTGATAAAtttaacctatttaattaaataagtcgaaTTAAAGTTAACTTATACAATTTTATACTTATGTTTTGAGATGAATCAAGTCCGACACGACATAATGACaagtaatttttgacatgatataCGAACCTGACACGAATCCAATACAAAAATAAAGGGCTAGATTTGAAAAGTTTAACCTGTTTACTTAAATTAGTCGGGTTaagattgacttatataatcttatatctaTACCTCGACATGACTCGAATCCTACTCGCGAACACCAATTGCCGATCTCTACATATATTTCGAACATCATAAAATCCAAAGATATATTTTGAGAGTAACACAAGCCTTACATGTCCATCAATCACAGAAGCACTAGTACAAGTACATGCAGATATATATAGAACCATTATTGTTCCTCAGATTTATTACCTTCCATTGCAGTTGAAGGTCTtcacttccttttttatttctatatatatatatatacatagatcATAGACACACCTCAAAACAATTATCTAAACCTCAAAACAATTATCTTAGTTTATATACTAAGAAACAGACAAAAACCTCCTAGAGCCAATCCTTCTCCTTTGTAGCCGATCTGCAATAATAAAGGAAAGCTCTAGAGATTGAGAAGCATTCAGCCTTGGATCACAATGGGTGTGGTACCGTGAGCTCAGATCATTATATGTTACAGTTACTGAACCTCCTACACATTCTGTCACATTCTGCCCAGTCATCTCTAGATGAACACCCCCAGGGTAGCTTCCTTCTTGATCATGAACATCAAAGAATGCTCTCACCTCAGCCTACcagaaaaaagaatattaagaagattaccaaaaatataaaatggaaaaaaggtAGTCTTCATGTTGCAAAATGAGTCTCTACATCATAGatagagaaaaccaaaaaaccacTAATTACAAGTggtgtccaaagtcaatgaagGCCTAAGTAAACATACTGACAGAGATATATGTCTACATAAAGtatgtaaaaattatatgaatttcaGTCTTGCCTGCAAATGTTCTAACttcttgttgttttcttttctggttgagtaatgctatttagtaaactcTTATACGAGACCATACAACTTTATGATACGGCAGTGAGCATCAAACTTTGGATCAGCacttgtaagaaaaaaaaaaaattaaggactgatttttactgtcatatcATCTGAGTTGTATGGTAGTCTTATAACAGCCTACTAAATACTTAATCTTTCTAGTTTCATTTTAATATCTACACAACTAAATAAACTTTTGAGAAATTGACTAATTATTTCTATGACAGTAGAAAATGTCATCAATAAGGATCCTTACCAGTGGGATACTACTAAAAGATTCGAGTCACCTAAGGAGCCAAAGAATCACATAAAAGGAAAACAACAGATTTTATTGAGAAATTATTTTGCATAGGTTCAGTTGACAATCTTGAAAGTTTCTTCTTTGGACACTTTTATAGTATGGTACAAGTCAACATCTCACCTCTGCAATAGTGAAAAGAAGAGGGAAGAGGGGCACGGGTGGTGGTTTCACATTTCACAAGCAGTAATACCAAGCAACCGACACAGGGAAGTAATCCAATTATAGAGAGTTATTCCAAAGTAAAAGCAGCCTAAGCAATTTTTGGACTAGTTCTGCCAGACAATGCACCACCTAATCCATGTTCATTA
The sequence above is drawn from the Alnus glutinosa chromosome 11, dhAlnGlut1.1, whole genome shotgun sequence genome and encodes:
- the LOC133881549 gene encoding protein EXORDIUM-like 2, with product MTSIYRFAIPFAFLILFFTVEPAVGTARKLTALVQQQPLVLKYHNGALLKGKITVNLIWYGQFTPIQRSIIVDFIQSLNSPQAPLPSASSWWKTIDMYKGGSSTLVVGKQILHEDYTLGKSLKNSHLVALANKVNQLDAINIVLTAKDVAVDGFCMSRCGTHGSKPVGNGKARAAYVWVGNSETQCPGQCAWPFHQPIYGPQTPPLVAPNGDVGVDGMIINLATLLAGTVTNPFNNGYFQGPATAPLEAVSACTGVFGSGAYPGDPGRVLVDKSTGASYNANGANGRKYLLPAMWDPQTSACKTLV